Sequence from the Plectropomus leopardus isolate mb unplaced genomic scaffold, YSFRI_Pleo_2.0 unplaced_scaffold19592, whole genome shotgun sequence genome:
ATCACTAAAGGTATCAAACTCTGCCTGCGATTGATATCAGCGCTGATGTTCGTCTGCTCTGAACTCTGCTGTTTCCTCTGCGTCTCTGTGAACCTCAGCGATAGAAACCCTGTCAGACCCCGTGAAGAGGAGAGCCTTCGACAGTGTCGACCCGACCTTTGACAACAGCGTGCCTTCAAAGAGCGAAGGCAAAGAGAACTTTACGGAGGTCTTCTCCCCCGTTTTTGAGAGAAACGCCAGATGGTCAACCAAAAAGCACGTGCCCAAACTCGGAACCATGGAGTCGTCTTTCGAAGACGTCGAtaatttttactctttttggtgagtttttgcCGCTTCCTTGCGAGAAACAATGATTTGATTAGAGGAATTAAAGTGATGGTTTTTAAgtgtaaagtgtttttattacGGCTGTCAGTGCTAAGGCGTTAATTGCGATGCGATTAATGTCCGTAATTGTtgcattaattatttaaaatcgCGTTAAATCGCCAGccgacatttctgtctttaagaggctgtccAGTGGTCCCAAACAGGTCTTGTCAGTTTCTCAGTAAGCAGATGGAATTCTATTTAATACTGCGAAGTTAagctaaattttggtgattgAAAAACAGCACGGCCATTTCACAGGAGtccatgacctctgacctcagtaggttctgtgggtacccatgagtctcccctttatagacacgcccactttatgctagtcccgtCATTTGATTTCTAATCGAGACAGTCTGGTAAGAATTACTTCACCGTGTCAATATTGACTTCAGTACTGTtgtgtaatgcaaaataatggaatttaaaAGACATGATTTATCGCAATTAAATAGCCCTAgttgtaaccctttgaaacttgcgcaaacaatgagcaacttaaaaagaagtgatccaaaaatgagcaaaaaagaggaaaatgtcagagaaaaaataCCTTataattagtaaataaataaaaagaaaaaaagctgag
This genomic interval carries:
- the LOC121965326 gene encoding dnaJ homolog subfamily C member 2-like: LFFFACQNQDHYSVLGLPHLRYKATQKQIKAAHKAIVLKHHPDKRKAAGEQIVEGDNDYFTCITKAIETLSDPVKRRAFDSVDPTFDNSVPSKSEGKENFTEVFSPVFERNARWSTKKHVPKLGTMESSFEDVDNFYSF